A part of Candidatus Electrothrix aestuarii genomic DNA contains:
- the tpx gene encoding thiol peroxidase, with translation MAQVTFQGSPVNTVGDLPAVGQAAPDFTLTKTDLSDVSLGDYKGKKLVLNIFPSVDTPVCAASVRRFNDEAGKLENTEVLCISRDLPFALGRFCGAEGLERVTSASELRSDAFGKDYGVRIADSALAGLFARAIVVIDEEGKVIYTQLAPEIAEEPDYEAALAALA, from the coding sequence ATGGCGCAAGTTACATTTCAAGGCAGCCCAGTCAATACCGTAGGAGATCTGCCAGCTGTGGGACAAGCAGCACCTGATTTTACCTTAACCAAGACCGACCTGAGCGATGTTTCATTAGGTGATTATAAAGGGAAAAAGCTGGTGCTCAATATCTTTCCCAGCGTGGACACACCCGTTTGCGCGGCCAGTGTTCGCCGTTTTAATGATGAAGCAGGAAAACTGGAGAACACCGAAGTACTCTGCATTTCCCGGGATCTGCCCTTTGCCCTTGGCCGTTTCTGTGGCGCAGAAGGCCTGGAGAGAGTGACCTCTGCCTCAGAGTTGCGCTCAGATGCTTTTGGTAAGGATTACGGGGTCCGTATTGCCGACAGTGCCTTGGCCGGGCTCTTTGCCAGGGCGATTGTGGTTATTGATGAGGAAGGGAAGGTTATCTATACCCAGCTGGCTCCTGAAATAGCAGAAGAGCCGGATTACGAAGCAGCACTTGCTGCATTGGCATAA
- a CDS encoding ABC transporter ATP-binding protein produces the protein MSKDTQERSALISLRDITKAYGIGQARTYALHGVDLDIERGDFVSIMGPSGSGKSTCMNILGCLDTPTSGHYRFDGVEVSDLTRKQRAMLRRFYLGFVFQGFNLLNRTSALENVELPLMYRGTPGRKRREMAREALRVVGLEGREAHTPGELSGGQQQRVAIARAIVTNPSVLFADEPTGNLDTSRSHEIMELLVGLNQENGITIVMVTHEPEMAEYTKRIVRFVDGQVATEPSEEEV, from the coding sequence ATGAGCAAGGACACCCAAGAGCGCAGCGCACTTATCAGCCTGCGAGACATCACCAAGGCCTATGGCATCGGGCAGGCCCGAACCTATGCCCTGCACGGCGTGGACCTGGATATCGAGCGCGGTGACTTTGTCTCCATCATGGGACCCAGTGGCTCTGGTAAGTCCACCTGCATGAATATCCTGGGCTGCCTGGACACCCCGACCTCGGGTCACTACCGTTTTGATGGGGTAGAGGTCAGCGACCTGACCCGTAAACAACGAGCCATGCTCCGTCGTTTCTATCTGGGCTTTGTCTTTCAGGGCTTTAACCTCCTGAACCGGACCTCTGCCCTGGAAAATGTAGAACTACCCCTGATGTACCGGGGTACTCCGGGCCGGAAAAGGCGAGAGATGGCCCGCGAAGCCCTGCGGGTTGTGGGCCTGGAAGGCAGGGAGGCCCATACTCCGGGCGAGCTCTCCGGTGGCCAGCAGCAGCGAGTCGCCATTGCCCGGGCCATTGTCACCAATCCCTCGGTCCTTTTTGCCGACGAACCCACAGGTAACCTGGACACCTCACGCAGCCACGAAATCATGGAGCTGCTGGTCGGCCTGAACCAGGAAAACGGCATCACCATTGTTATGGTTACCCATGAACCGGAAATGGCGGAATATACCAAGCGCATTGTCCGCTTTGTTGATGGACAGGTGGCCACAGAGCCTTCTGAGGAGGAAGTATGA
- a CDS encoding endonuclease translates to MARRKKKSSPIKSILTTLLFLLIAGGFMIFKGSTPEFLRQYIPSELHAIFYPARTGTGGSIAINNLPATAGNTTITSFSTAKTQLKKLYVQAGSFTTFYCGSSFDEEFNLDHSTSGFHYRMNETRANRVEWEHIVPAEAFGQSFPEWRDGHPDCLDSKGEPYAGRRCASKTSQQFKLMQADMYNLVPAIGEVNGDRSNYSYAMLQGELREYGACNMEIEDQKAEPPDDKFGDIARTYMYMEAAYQRGVISGKNVKLFEAWNRMDPVDKWECERARLIEKIQGNRNMIVANACQKAGL, encoded by the coding sequence ATGGCCAGACGAAAAAAGAAATCCAGCCCAATAAAAAGCATACTCACCACCCTGCTCTTCCTCCTTATTGCCGGAGGATTTATGATCTTCAAGGGGAGCACGCCGGAATTCCTCCGGCAGTACATCCCATCCGAACTCCACGCCATTTTCTATCCTGCACGCACCGGTACTGGCGGCAGCATCGCTATCAACAATCTACCTGCAACAGCAGGCAATACCACCATCACCTCTTTTTCCACCGCCAAGACCCAGCTGAAAAAACTCTATGTCCAGGCCGGTTCCTTCACCACCTTTTACTGCGGTAGCAGCTTTGATGAAGAGTTCAATCTGGATCACAGCACAAGCGGCTTTCACTACCGCATGAATGAGACCAGGGCCAACCGGGTAGAGTGGGAGCATATAGTCCCAGCAGAGGCCTTTGGCCAGAGCTTTCCAGAATGGCGTGACGGCCATCCAGACTGCCTGGACAGCAAGGGCGAGCCCTATGCGGGCCGCAGATGCGCATCCAAGACCAGCCAGCAGTTTAAGCTGATGCAGGCGGACATGTATAACCTTGTCCCGGCCATCGGTGAGGTCAACGGCGATCGCAGCAACTACAGCTATGCCATGCTGCAGGGCGAGTTACGTGAGTACGGAGCATGCAATATGGAAATTGAAGACCAAAAGGCCGAGCCGCCGGATGATAAATTCGGCGACATCGCCCGCACCTATATGTACATGGAAGCAGCCTACCAGCGCGGTGTGATCTCCGGGAAGAACGTCAAGCTCTTTGAGGCCTGGAACAGGATGGACCCAGTAGACAAGTGGGAGTGCGAGCGAGCCCGCTTGATTGAAAAGATCCAGGGCAACAGGAATATGATTGTGGCGAATGCCTGTCAAAAGGCGGGACTGTAA
- a CDS encoding ABC transporter permease: MFLKMILLALRDIRRNVMRSVLTVLGIIIGVAAVITLVTLGNGSTAQVTNQIAAMGTNVLMIVPGQHRGPSSSAAPSFTLRDVEAIRREIPSLNGVAPVTSASATAVVGNKNWSTSITGSSNDFFTVRNWTISNGRIFEDTEQHAGRAVCVIGQTVYSNLFTAGDDPIGRSIRVGKVSCRVVGQLQSKGQSTMGRDQDDLIIMPLPAVQRRFTGNRDVSSIQLSVMDGVSTEKIADDLRSLLRKRRHLSENEEDNFSIRDTKELAAMLTGTTKTMTTLLSAVAAVSLLVGGIGIMNIMLVSVTERTREIGIRLAIGAFEHEVLLQFLIESVVLSSFGGIFGIILALSMSFGLTHMMNIPFIPDLKIIGIAFLFSVAVGVVFGYFPALKAARLDPIDALRHE, from the coding sequence ATGTTCCTGAAAATGATCCTGCTGGCCCTGCGCGATATCCGGCGCAATGTCATGCGCTCCGTCCTGACCGTGCTCGGTATTATCATCGGTGTGGCCGCCGTCATCACCCTGGTAACCCTCGGAAATGGCAGTACCGCCCAGGTCACGAACCAGATTGCGGCAATGGGAACCAATGTCCTGATGATTGTTCCGGGCCAGCATCGGGGCCCTAGCAGTTCCGCAGCCCCCAGCTTCACCCTCCGCGATGTGGAGGCCATCCGCCGGGAGATCCCCAGCCTGAACGGAGTCGCTCCGGTGACCTCAGCCAGTGCAACGGCTGTGGTGGGCAATAAAAACTGGTCCACCAGCATAACCGGCAGTTCCAATGATTTCTTTACCGTGCGCAACTGGACCATCTCCAATGGCAGGATCTTTGAAGATACAGAGCAGCATGCTGGCCGGGCCGTCTGTGTGATTGGCCAGACCGTATATAGTAACCTCTTTACGGCCGGTGATGACCCCATTGGTCGTAGTATCCGGGTGGGCAAGGTCTCCTGCCGGGTGGTTGGTCAACTCCAGAGTAAGGGACAGTCTACGATGGGACGGGATCAGGACGACCTGATCATCATGCCCCTGCCCGCAGTGCAGCGCAGGTTCACCGGCAACCGGGATGTCTCCTCAATCCAGCTTTCGGTGATGGACGGGGTATCAACAGAAAAGATTGCCGACGACCTGCGTTCCTTGCTGCGCAAACGCCGCCACCTGTCGGAAAATGAAGAGGATAATTTCAGCATCAGGGACACCAAGGAGCTGGCTGCCATGCTTACCGGCACCACCAAGACCATGACCACCCTGCTCAGTGCTGTGGCTGCGGTCAGCCTGTTGGTGGGTGGAATCGGCATCATGAATATCATGCTGGTCTCGGTCACCGAGCGCACCAGAGAGATCGGTATCCGCCTAGCCATTGGTGCCTTTGAACACGAAGTCCTGCTCCAGTTCCTGATTGAATCAGTGGTTCTCTCTTCCTTTGGCGGGATCTTCGGCATTATCCTGGCCCTGAGCATGTCTTTCGGCCTCACCCATATGATGAACATCCCCTTTATCCCGGATTTGAAGATTATCGGCATCGCCTTTCTCTTCTCGGTGGCGGTTGGTGTGGTGTTCGGGTATTTTCCAGCGCTGAAGGCAGCACGGCTTGATCCTATTGATGCCCTGCGGCATGAGTAA
- the uvrA gene encoding excinuclease ABC subunit UvrA, whose amino-acid sequence MTSEPQYISVRGARMHNLKNISVDLPRNQLVVFTGLSGSGKSTLAFDTLYAEGQRRYVESLSTYARQFLGQMDKPDVDLLEGLSPAVSIEQKTTSRNPRSTVGTVTEIYDHLRLLFARAGQPHCPKCGEAISSQSIEDMVNTLLNRSEGAERPEKVILLSPLVVRKKGSHEQILQELRKDGYVRVRVDGEVRALSEEIKLKKNIFHSIEVVVDRVVLKPGIRRRLDESVSTAVGLSEGTMLVQFPDSGEEVLFSESAACHACGISVQELSTQLFSFNNPQGACPECSGLGVKQVFAEQLIIPDPGLSLEEGAIAPWSRRKLATHNAQWIQALAIHYDFDPATPFHKLSDEVKQVFLYGSGKQRIEFRYSRGNRRLVSQIPFEGIIPRMDRLFLETTSSRVREETARFMKEQPCPVCHGDRLKPEALAVLVGGYSIVELTRMSIDHLIKELTAMEFSGSYQVIAEPVLKEVQERLGFLHGVGLGYLSLERKAGTLSGGEAQRIRLASQIGSRLAGVLYILDEPSIGLHQRDNNKLIKTLLNLRDLGNTVIVVEHDTDTIASADHILDIGPGAGVHGGEILYSGPVPGLLDCKESLTGGYLSGRLTIAVPKKRRKVRKATKYGLTVKGATINNLRDLTVRFPLGVMTCVTGVSGSGKSSLVMETLYKEAHAVLQDGDRPRLLHGLDQLDKVIDIDQSPIGRTPRSNPATYTGVLTPIRELLARLPESRARGYKLGRFSFNIKGGRCEACEGDGVLRIAMHFLPDIYVTCETCQGRRYNRETLEIKYRGKNIADILEMTVEEALDFFQNIPPIKNRLQTVLDVGLGYITLGQSSVTLSGGEAQRVKLARELSKRSTGQTLYILDEPTTGLHPADIQHLLLVLNRLVDSGNTVVVIEHNLDVIKTADHIIDIGPEGGDGGGQVVACGTPEEIAAVPESFTGRFLKQVLGVR is encoded by the coding sequence GTGACCTCCGAACCCCAATACATCTCCGTGCGCGGCGCACGGATGCACAACCTGAAGAACATCTCCGTTGATCTGCCCCGCAACCAGTTGGTGGTCTTCACCGGCCTGTCCGGCTCCGGTAAATCCACCCTGGCTTTCGACACCCTGTACGCCGAGGGCCAACGTCGCTACGTGGAATCCCTGTCCACCTATGCCCGCCAGTTCCTTGGGCAGATGGACAAGCCGGACGTGGATCTGCTGGAGGGCTTGTCGCCAGCGGTTTCCATTGAGCAGAAGACCACCTCCAGAAATCCTCGATCCACGGTGGGCACGGTGACCGAAATCTACGACCACCTGCGCCTGCTCTTTGCTCGGGCCGGACAGCCCCATTGCCCGAAATGCGGCGAGGCCATCAGCTCTCAGTCCATTGAGGATATGGTCAATACCCTGCTGAATCGTTCTGAAGGAGCGGAGCGACCGGAGAAGGTCATTCTGCTCTCTCCGCTGGTGGTTCGCAAAAAGGGCAGTCACGAGCAGATCCTCCAGGAGCTGCGCAAGGACGGTTATGTCCGGGTGCGGGTGGATGGTGAGGTTCGTGCTCTCAGTGAAGAGATCAAGCTCAAGAAAAATATCTTTCACTCCATCGAGGTGGTGGTGGATCGAGTGGTGCTCAAGCCGGGTATTCGCAGGCGGCTGGATGAGTCCGTGTCCACAGCAGTGGGCCTGAGTGAGGGCACCATGCTGGTCCAGTTCCCGGACAGCGGCGAGGAGGTGCTTTTTTCCGAGTCCGCAGCCTGCCATGCCTGCGGGATCTCGGTGCAGGAGCTATCCACCCAGTTGTTCTCTTTTAATAATCCCCAAGGGGCCTGCCCGGAATGCAGCGGTCTCGGGGTGAAGCAGGTCTTTGCCGAGCAGCTCATCATACCCGATCCCGGTCTCTCTTTGGAGGAGGGAGCCATTGCCCCGTGGTCGCGACGCAAGTTGGCCACCCATAATGCCCAATGGATTCAGGCCCTGGCCATCCATTACGATTTTGATCCGGCAACGCCCTTTCACAAACTCTCTGACGAGGTAAAGCAGGTCTTTCTCTACGGTTCCGGCAAGCAGCGCATAGAATTTCGTTACAGCCGGGGCAACCGGCGTTTGGTTTCTCAGATCCCCTTTGAGGGCATTATCCCCCGCATGGATCGTCTCTTTCTGGAGACCACTTCGTCCAGAGTACGGGAGGAGACAGCCCGCTTTATGAAGGAGCAACCCTGCCCGGTCTGTCATGGGGATCGGCTCAAGCCCGAGGCCTTGGCTGTCTTGGTGGGCGGGTATTCTATTGTCGAGCTCACCCGGATGTCCATTGATCATCTCATTAAGGAGCTGACAGCTATGGAGTTCAGCGGGAGTTATCAGGTGATTGCCGAGCCGGTGCTCAAGGAGGTGCAGGAGCGGCTCGGCTTCCTGCACGGGGTGGGGCTGGGTTATCTCTCCCTGGAGCGCAAGGCCGGAACCCTGTCCGGCGGCGAGGCCCAGCGGATCAGGCTGGCCTCCCAGATCGGCTCCCGGCTGGCCGGGGTGTTGTACATCCTGGATGAACCCAGTATCGGCCTGCACCAGCGCGATAATAACAAGCTGATCAAGACCCTGTTGAACCTGCGCGACCTGGGTAATACGGTCATCGTGGTGGAGCACGATACCGACACCATTGCCTCGGCAGACCATATCCTGGATATCGGCCCCGGTGCGGGCGTGCATGGCGGCGAGATCCTTTATTCCGGCCCGGTCCCCGGCCTGCTGGATTGCAAGGAATCGCTGACTGGCGGTTATCTTTCCGGCAGGTTAACCATTGCTGTGCCCAAAAAACGGCGGAAGGTGCGCAAGGCGACTAAGTACGGCCTGACCGTCAAGGGCGCGACCATCAATAATCTCCGCGATCTGACGGTGCGTTTTCCTCTAGGAGTGATGACCTGTGTCACCGGAGTCTCCGGCTCGGGCAAGAGCTCCCTGGTCATGGAGACCCTGTACAAGGAGGCGCACGCAGTGCTTCAGGATGGCGACAGGCCCAGGCTCCTGCACGGGCTGGATCAGCTGGACAAGGTCATTGATATCGACCAGAGTCCCATCGGCAGGACACCGCGCTCCAATCCGGCCACCTATACCGGGGTGCTTACGCCTATCCGGGAGTTGCTGGCCCGCCTGCCTGAGTCCAGGGCGCGGGGCTATAAGCTGGGCCGCTTCAGCTTCAACATCAAGGGCGGTCGCTGCGAGGCATGTGAGGGCGACGGGGTGCTACGTATCGCCATGCACTTTCTGCCGGATATCTACGTCACCTGCGAGACCTGTCAGGGCAGACGCTATAACCGGGAGACCCTGGAGATCAAGTATCGGGGCAAGAATATCGCCGACATCCTGGAGATGACTGTGGAAGAGGCCCTGGACTTTTTCCAGAATATCCCGCCCATCAAGAATCGGCTCCAGACCGTGCTGGATGTGGGGCTGGGCTACATCACCCTGGGCCAGTCCTCAGTGACCCTGTCCGGGGGCGAGGCCCAGCGGGTCAAGCTGGCCCGTGAGTTGAGCAAACGCTCCACCGGACAGACCCTGTACATCCTGGACGAACCCACCACCGGCCTGCATCCGGCGGATATCCAGCACCTGCTGCTGGTCCTCAACCGCTTGGTGGACAGCGGCAATACCGTGGTGGTGATTGAGCATAATCTGGATGTGATCAAGACGGCGGATCATATTATTGATATCGGCCCGGAAGGCGGAGACGGGGGCGGGCAGGTGGTGGCCTGCGGTACGCCGGAGGAGATTGCTGCTGTGCCGGAGTCGTTTACCGGGCGGTTTTTGAAGCAGGTTTTGGGGGTGAGGTGA
- a CDS encoding ATP-binding protein: MTAVVLTVEAITIIILYQTAINQQKLRLIDTIDSQARLIEAAARFNKKYNTSFPFGIKEATLQQLTNAHSTYRGLGQTGEFTLSKKENDQIIFLLSHRHYDLDHPKPVPWDSHLAEPMRQALSGKSGTIIGLDYRGEKVLAAYEPVAELDLGIVAKIDLAEVREPFLHAGLLSAAIAVIIISIGVNLFFKITNPILKNLEETSEQVKRFAYTMAHDLKNPTIALCGLTSRLRANYNHILDEKGKNSCDQILKSSRQLATLIDNINTYILTQNQQLKLEKVQLTDLAQDIKEEFSAPLTQQQVELTASAILPAIKADRLALLRVLRNLIQNALKYGGEHLDTIEVRYAKSDKFHILSVKDNGIGIPAGEQEKIFAFLEQGTNSPKLEGFGFGLAIVQEIAEQHGGRAWCEPGKRAGVEFFISISKEL, translated from the coding sequence ATGACCGCTGTCGTTCTGACCGTCGAGGCAATCACGATCATCATCCTTTATCAGACTGCAATCAACCAACAGAAATTACGTCTCATTGACACAATCGATAGTCAAGCCCGTCTTATTGAAGCAGCAGCCCGCTTCAATAAGAAGTATAACACCTCCTTTCCTTTCGGAATAAAAGAAGCTACGCTTCAACAACTAACTAATGCCCATTCGACGTACCGAGGCCTTGGTCAAACCGGCGAGTTTACTCTTTCAAAAAAAGAGAATGACCAAATTATCTTCCTCTTAAGTCACCGCCATTATGACCTTGACCATCCCAAGCCAGTTCCCTGGGATTCCCACTTGGCAGAGCCAATGCGGCAGGCCTTATCAGGGAAGTCTGGAACGATTATCGGCCTTGATTATAGAGGGGAAAAAGTACTGGCTGCCTATGAGCCAGTAGCTGAACTTGACCTGGGTATTGTCGCTAAAATCGATCTTGCTGAAGTGCGGGAGCCTTTTCTTCACGCCGGATTATTAAGCGCTGCTATTGCTGTGATAATCATCTCCATCGGAGTTAATCTCTTTTTCAAAATAACCAACCCTATCTTAAAAAATCTGGAGGAAACTTCTGAGCAGGTCAAACGATTCGCCTATACCATGGCCCATGATCTGAAGAATCCAACTATTGCACTCTGCGGCTTGACAAGCCGACTCCGTGCCAACTACAATCATATCCTGGATGAAAAAGGAAAAAACTCCTGTGACCAGATCCTCAAGTCTTCCAGACAATTGGCAACCCTTATTGATAATATCAACACATACATATTAACTCAAAACCAACAGCTAAAACTCGAGAAAGTACAACTAACAGACCTTGCTCAGGATATAAAAGAGGAATTCAGCGCTCCCTTAACGCAGCAGCAAGTAGAATTAACAGCCTCGGCCATCTTACCTGCAATAAAGGCTGATAGACTGGCCTTATTAAGGGTTTTGCGAAACCTTATCCAAAACGCCTTAAAATATGGTGGAGAACATCTTGATACGATAGAGGTAAGGTATGCAAAGTCCGATAAATTCCACATTCTCTCTGTCAAAGATAACGGCATTGGTATTCCGGCAGGAGAACAGGAAAAGATTTTCGCATTTCTGGAACAGGGAACAAATTCTCCAAAATTAGAAGGATTCGGTTTTGGGCTTGCAATCGTTCAAGAGATAGCTGAACAGCATGGAGGCAGGGCATGGTGCGAACCCGGTAAACGGGCCGGTGTGGAATTCTTCATTTCCATTAGCAAGGAATTATAA
- a CDS encoding type II toxin-antitoxin system VapC family toxin, which produces MKRKVYIETSVVSYLTARPSRNVIEAGHQQSTYMFWDRRDEFDLSVSELVLTECAAGNSEAAAKRLAALQGIKLLEITVDGIELAKDLVAAGIVPVKASEDALHIAIATVHFVDYLLTWNCKHIANPEIQARIAEHFRLKGLFLPFICTPEELLGGEDE; this is translated from the coding sequence ATGAAACGCAAGGTCTATATTGAAACCTCTGTTGTCAGTTACCTGACGGCCCGCCCAAGCAGGAATGTGATTGAGGCAGGTCATCAACAGAGCACGTATATGTTTTGGGACAGGCGGGATGAGTTCGATTTGTCAGTGTCGGAACTTGTTCTTACCGAGTGCGCTGCGGGAAATTCAGAAGCGGCGGCCAAACGTCTTGCCGCACTGCAAGGTATCAAGCTGCTTGAAATCACTGTTGACGGCATTGAGCTGGCGAAGGATTTGGTTGCAGCAGGCATAGTTCCCGTGAAGGCAAGTGAGGACGCATTGCATATTGCGATAGCAACAGTTCACTTTGTCGATTATTTGCTGACGTGGAATTGCAAGCACATAGCCAATCCGGAAATTCAGGCTCGCATTGCGGAGCATTTCCGACTCAAGGGCTTGTTCCTGCCGTTTATCTGCACACCCGAGGAGCTATTAGGAGGCGAAGATGAGTGA
- a CDS encoding putative molybdenum carrier protein, translating to MIKIISGGQTGADQGALDAAIQRDIPHGGWLPKGRATEEGPLGREYRLQELNSHRYRDRTEKNVKDSDGTLIVSYGPLTGGSALTEALAIRHDRPCLHLNMDYFTLDDAVKTVDKWLQKHAIKILNVAGPRASSDERIYETVRGIVLALNLEAD from the coding sequence ATGATCAAGATAATTTCAGGGGGCCAGACAGGCGCGGATCAGGGGGCTCTGGATGCTGCTATCCAACGCGACATCCCGCATGGTGGCTGGCTCCCCAAGGGAAGAGCAACCGAAGAAGGACCTTTGGGTCGAGAGTACAGGCTCCAGGAACTGAACTCCCACCGCTACCGGGACCGTACCGAAAAAAATGTGAAAGACAGCGACGGCACCCTGATCGTCTCTTACGGCCCGCTCACAGGTGGTTCCGCCCTCACCGAGGCCTTGGCTATTCGCCATGATCGTCCCTGTCTCCACCTCAACATGGACTACTTCACCCTGGATGATGCGGTCAAAACCGTTGACAAGTGGCTCCAGAAACACGCCATCAAGATCCTCAACGTTGCTGGTCCACGTGCCAGCAGTGACGAACGGATCTACGAGACCGTCCGGGGAATCGTCCTTGCTCTCAACCTGGAAGCAGACTAA
- the amrS gene encoding AmmeMemoRadiSam system radical SAM enzyme, with protein sequence MKEARLYNREEDLTVSCALCHHRCRIKPGRRGLCEVRENQDGLLVSLVYGRVVAENIDPIEKKPFYHFLPSSRSASISTIGCNFSCKHCQNYQISRYPHMHQGEIIGSLRTPEQVVNAAEQSGCQSISYTYVEPTIFYEFAYDCMALARERGLANLFVSNGYMTPECSRELAPLLDGINIDIKSFSEDFYRRVCKASLQPVLDTVRLMRELGIWVEVTTLVIPGLNDSAEELEGIASFLAQVDPAIPWHVTGFHPTYTMLDRSPTTVASLQMARQIGLDAGLRFVYQGNVHSDDGEHTFCPSCHTKLIARTGFFVQNNRIEGGRCPLCQERIEGRWK encoded by the coding sequence ATGAAAGAGGCCCGTTTGTATAACCGAGAAGAAGATCTTACTGTGTCCTGCGCGCTCTGCCATCATCGTTGCCGCATCAAACCGGGTAGAAGAGGCCTTTGTGAGGTACGGGAAAATCAGGATGGTCTGTTGGTTTCCCTTGTGTATGGCAGGGTGGTGGCAGAGAATATCGATCCTATCGAGAAAAAGCCCTTTTACCATTTCCTTCCCTCCTCTCGTTCCGCTTCTATCTCTACGATAGGGTGTAATTTTTCCTGCAAGCATTGCCAGAATTACCAGATATCCCGGTATCCGCATATGCATCAGGGAGAAATTATTGGCAGTCTGCGAACTCCTGAGCAGGTTGTGAACGCTGCCGAGCAGAGCGGTTGTCAGAGTATCAGCTATACCTATGTGGAGCCGACCATTTTTTATGAGTTTGCCTATGATTGTATGGCGCTGGCACGGGAAAGGGGGCTGGCCAATCTTTTTGTCAGTAACGGCTATATGACCCCGGAGTGTAGCAGGGAGTTGGCACCTCTGCTGGATGGAATCAATATTGATATCAAGTCCTTTTCTGAAGATTTTTATCGCAGGGTCTGTAAGGCCTCGTTGCAACCGGTTCTGGATACGGTCCGCCTGATGCGGGAGCTCGGTATCTGGGTAGAGGTTACCACCTTGGTGATTCCCGGCCTGAATGATTCTGCTGAAGAACTTGAGGGGATAGCCTCTTTTCTTGCCCAGGTTGATCCCGCCATTCCCTGGCATGTTACCGGTTTTCATCCCACGTATACCATGCTTGATCGCTCGCCGACCACAGTAGCTTCCTTGCAGATGGCTCGGCAGATAGGCCTGGATGCAGGGCTACGTTTTGTCTATCAGGGCAATGTGCATTCTGACGATGGCGAACATACGTTTTGCCCCTCTTGTCATACGAAGTTAATCGCTCGAACCGGTTTTTTTGTCCAGAACAATAGGATTGAAGGGGGGAGATGCCCTCTGTGTCAGGAGCGCATAGAAGGACGTTGGAAATAG
- a CDS encoding transcriptional regulator, with translation MRALTLAVSSREETNRRFLQACEGKPQGNLLTFESPSLLFTLLTAERWDLLKMMTGAGAITVREAAEKVEKGIRAVQDDVDALLMAGILRKKNNDEIEFPFDAVHVDFMLKAS, from the coding sequence ATGCGTGCTCTTACCTTGGCAGTCTCTTCCCGCGAAGAGACGAACCGACGTTTCCTTCAGGCATGTGAGGGAAAGCCACAGGGAAACCTGCTCACCTTTGAATCACCCTCCCTTCTTTTTACTTTGCTGACTGCCGAGCGATGGGATTTGCTGAAAATGATGACCGGTGCCGGAGCAATAACGGTACGGGAAGCGGCGGAAAAGGTGGAGAAGGGTATCCGGGCTGTACAGGATGATGTGGACGCGCTGTTGATGGCGGGCATTCTCCGAAAAAAGAACAACGATGAGATAGAGTTCCCCTTTGATGCCGTGCATGTGGACTTTATGCTCAAGGCTTCCTGA
- a CDS encoding transposase codes for MFTIPQELRKIIFSDRMLIKIMMDCASKAAVEVLQSKGVDAVPGILLVVHTFGRDLKFNPHVHMLMTEGGLTSSNQWVDIPFLPYGLLRKKWQYYLLTEIKASLPQTKENVRFIDYLFKSQRNGFYVNGKSKMTSARHAARYIGRYMARPALAEHKITNYDGEEVTFWYIDHKTEVKVTEAIPAKEFIQRLIDHIPLKGFKMVRHYGLYSRRTKTIAIEILMDCKRFIQKTFEFMKSDSRSLSWRERLVQSFGKDPLTCPNCKEKMFLWRIWHPDYGDIFDLSRDGPFVESKSKQECNKRNSSGRQVKWIPQLLPF; via the coding sequence GTGTTTACCATTCCACAAGAACTCCGAAAGATAATTTTTAGTGATCGTATGCTGATCAAGATTATGATGGATTGTGCTTCAAAAGCGGCTGTGGAAGTACTTCAAAGTAAAGGAGTTGATGCTGTTCCGGGAATTCTATTAGTTGTCCATACGTTTGGAAGAGATCTTAAGTTTAATCCGCATGTCCATATGTTAATGACAGAAGGAGGATTAACATCTTCCAATCAGTGGGTTGATATTCCATTTTTGCCATATGGTCTGCTTAGAAAAAAATGGCAATATTATTTGCTGACTGAAATAAAGGCTAGCTTGCCGCAAACAAAAGAAAATGTAAGATTCATAGATTACCTGTTTAAAAGCCAACGTAATGGTTTTTATGTAAATGGTAAAAGCAAGATGACATCAGCAAGACATGCAGCTCGATATATTGGTCGCTATATGGCTCGTCCAGCATTGGCAGAGCACAAGATAACGAATTACGATGGTGAGGAAGTAACATTTTGGTATATTGATCATAAAACAGAAGTTAAAGTTACCGAAGCGATTCCAGCCAAAGAGTTCATACAACGATTAATTGACCATATCCCGCTAAAGGGATTCAAGATGGTCCGCCATTATGGGTTATATTCTCGACGTACAAAAACAATCGCGATAGAGATTTTGATGGACTGTAAACGTTTTATCCAGAAGACTTTTGAATTCATGAAAAGTGATTCAAGGTCATTGAGCTGGAGAGAGCGTCTAGTACAGAGTTTCGGGAAAGATCCGTTAACATGTCCAAACTGTAAAGAAAAAATGTTTTTATGGCGGATTTGGCATCCTGACTATGGAGATATCTTTGATCTGAGCAGAGACGGACCTTTTGTGGAAAGCAAGAGTAAACAAGAATGCAACAAGAGAAACTCTTCGGGTCGGCAGGTTAAGTGGATACCGCAATTGCTTCCGTTTTAA